One window of the Rhipicephalus sanguineus isolate Rsan-2018 chromosome 2, BIME_Rsan_1.4, whole genome shotgun sequence genome contains the following:
- the LOC119382269 gene encoding uncharacterized protein LOC119382269: MVRAISEVWVHFTVGETVGGKRGPAVCKYCNSSYAFPNATRLSKHIAQCVKYPRQEVTPRSRSRSPSCSSLSSCENNGAVSSTASSAASATGRVTHFVDTMTLQAQKNADKALAKAIYASNSPFSLVTNDYWQAAFKALRSSYKPPSRHSLAGPLLDAEYEAATVSMNNSIEKASCITLVTDGWTNVEGESVINFVLCTPSPLFFKSVTTGTNRHTAAYMTEEICAVMESVGSSKVKALVTDNASNMKAAWALVIERFPHVTAIGCAAHSLNLLMNDLLTLGTIHDVHKQAKDIIKYVKQTHVVLATFKERQESKYGKNMSCSLKLPSKTRWSGVCLSFESLLKNK, from the coding sequence ATGGTACGCGCAATTTCCGAAGTGTGGGTGCACTTCACAGTCGGGGAGACCGTTGGCGGGAAACGGGGACCCGCTGTCTGTAAGTACTGCAACAGCAGCTACGCTTTTCCCAATGCGACTCGCCTTTCCAAGCACATTGCTCAGTGCGTGAAATACCCAAGACAGGAAGTGACACCACGAAGCCGCTCTCGCAGCCCTTCATGTAGCAGTCTCAGTTCATGCGAAAATAACGGCGCAGTAAGCAGCACAGCAAGCAGTGCAGCCTCAGCGACTGGAAGGGTTACTCACTTCGTCGATACGATGACACTTCAAGCGCAGAAGAACGCCGATAAAGCATTGGCAAAGGCGATATATGCTTCCAACTCGCCGTTTTCCTTGGTTACAAATGACTATTGGCAGGCAGCATTTAAAGCACTCAGATCATCTTACAAGCCCCCGAGCCGGCACAGCTTGGCTGGTCCACTGCTCGACGCTGAGTACGAGGCGGCTACCGTATCCATGAATAATTCTATTGAAAAGGCTTCATGTATCACCCTTGTCACGGACGGCTGGACTAACGTCGAAGGTGAGTCAGTTATAAACTTTGTACTCTGCACACCATCGCCATTGTTTTTCAAGTCAGTCACCACCGGCACCAACAGGCATACTGCGGCCTATATGACAGAAGAAATCTGTGCTGTTATGGAATCGGTCGGTAGCTCAAAGGTAAAGGCTCTGGTAACCGACAATGCAAGCAATATGAAAGCGGCATGGGCTCTTGTTATTGAGCGATTTCCTCATGTTACAGCGATTGGTTGCGCCGCACACTCTCTGAACCTGTTGATGAATGATCTCCTTACACTTGGCACAATCCACGATGTGCACAAGCAGGCGAAAGATATAATCAAATACGTGAAGCAAACCCACGTGGTATTGGCCACATTCAAAGAAAGGCAGGAATCGAAGTACGGCAAAAATATGAGCTGCAGCCTTAAGCTTCCAAGCAAGACAAGATGGAGTGGTGTCTGTCTCTCCTTTGAAAGCCTCTTGAAAAACAAGTAG